The Mammaliicoccus sciuri genome window below encodes:
- the mhqE gene encoding ring-cleaving dioxygenase MhqE, giving the protein MSNPELIGIHHVTAMTNDAVRNYEFFTQVLGMRLVKKTVNQDDIYTYHTFFADDQGSPGTDMTFFDFPNNPKGSRGTNSISRVAFRVPNDAALEYYLNRFEEFGVKHDGIQDLFGKKVLPFEEEDGQRYQLISDELNEGVKPGIPWKNGPVPEDKAIYGLGPIEITVSYYEDLKSVLKQVYGMKPIIEEDNVTLLEVGEGGNGGQVILRKDDQGPEARQGYGEVHHVSFRLKDHEAIKAWEEKYNELRIGNSGNVDRYYFEAIYARIGHILIEVSTDGPGFMGDEPYETLGESLALPPFLEAKRDYIESEIKAFDTSREH; this is encoded by the coding sequence ATGAGTAATCCAGAACTTATCGGTATCCATCACGTAACTGCCATGACAAATGATGCAGTAAGAAACTATGAATTTTTCACACAAGTACTAGGTATGCGTTTAGTTAAGAAAACAGTAAACCAAGATGATATATATACGTACCATACATTTTTTGCAGATGATCAAGGGTCTCCAGGTACAGACATGACATTCTTTGATTTTCCAAATAACCCGAAAGGTAGTCGTGGTACAAATTCAATTAGCCGTGTAGCATTCAGAGTGCCAAACGATGCAGCGCTTGAATATTATTTAAATCGCTTTGAAGAATTTGGCGTTAAACATGATGGTATCCAAGATTTATTCGGTAAAAAGGTATTACCCTTTGAAGAAGAAGACGGTCAAAGATATCAATTAATTTCAGATGAATTAAATGAAGGTGTTAAACCAGGTATTCCTTGGAAAAATGGTCCAGTACCTGAAGATAAAGCAATTTATGGATTGGGACCAATTGAAATTACAGTGAGCTATTATGAAGACTTAAAATCTGTATTGAAACAAGTTTACGGTATGAAACCAATTATTGAAGAAGATAACGTAACATTGTTAGAAGTTGGAGAAGGCGGTAACGGTGGTCAAGTTATTTTGAGAAAAGACGACCAAGGTCCTGAAGCAAGACAAGGTTACGGTGAAGTACACCACGTGTCATTCAGATTAAAAGACCATGAAGCGATAAAAGCGTGGGAAGAAAAATATAACGAACTTCGCATTGGTAACTCAGGTAATGTTGATAGATATTATTTTGAAGCGATATACGCAAGAATCGGTCATATTCTTATAGAAGTATCTACTGATGGACCAGGATTTATGGGAGACGAACCTTATGAAACATTAGGTGAAAGTCTTGCATTACCACCATTCTTAGAAGCAAAACGTGACTACATTGAATCTGAAATTAAAGCTTTTGATACAAGTAGAGAACATTAA
- a CDS encoding flavin reductase family protein: MKEIRPEVLSQKENYKLLIGSIIPRPIALVTTESDDNVLNIAPFSFFNVVSSDPPILSIAVQRVNGEMKDTARNIIQNKEAVVHIVDTDNVRDANQTAALLSHEESELERTNFETVDSVEVSVKGLKQSKVRFEVVLYDDIVIEKDGQPISDLLLLEVKYYHFDERIYEDGYINKEKLNAVSRLAGNDYAEIGHTFTIERP, translated from the coding sequence ATGAAGGAGATACGACCAGAAGTCTTATCGCAGAAAGAAAACTATAAATTGTTAATAGGATCTATTATTCCTAGACCAATTGCATTAGTAACGACAGAATCAGATGATAACGTACTGAATATAGCACCGTTTAGCTTTTTCAACGTTGTATCTTCAGACCCACCGATTCTTTCTATCGCAGTACAAAGAGTGAATGGTGAAATGAAAGATACTGCACGAAATATCATTCAGAATAAAGAAGCGGTCGTGCATATTGTAGATACAGATAATGTGCGTGATGCGAATCAAACAGCAGCTTTGTTAAGTCATGAAGAGAGTGAACTCGAACGTACGAATTTTGAAACAGTAGATTCAGTTGAAGTATCTGTGAAAGGCTTGAAGCAAAGTAAAGTTCGATTTGAAGTGGTTCTATATGATGATATTGTAATTGAAAAAGACGGACAACCTATTTCAGATTTATTACTGCTAGAAGTAAAGTATTATCATTTTGATGAGCGTATTTATGAGGATGGCTATATTAATAAAGAAAAGCTCAATGCGGTAAGTAGACTTGCCGGGAATGATTATGCTGAAATTGGACACACATTCACAATAGAAAGACCATAA
- the mhqD gene encoding methylhydroquinone degradation carboxylesterase MhqD, translated as MKHIFKQGAQGKPVFPLLHGTGGDERDLLPLAEMLDPTYSILSVKGEVSENGMARYFRRLGEGQYDLEDLEYRGHELYQFIEESSKEYGFKLEDVIPVGFSNGSNMAINLILREQTLFQKSLLFAPLYPLDLENNHKDLSHFNVFLSMGARDPIVTNAQSERVIEIFKERNATVTEAWVNSHEITQEAVLKAREIL; from the coding sequence ATGAAACATATTTTTAAACAAGGTGCACAAGGTAAACCAGTATTTCCATTACTTCACGGAACAGGTGGAGATGAAAGAGATTTATTACCATTAGCAGAAATGCTTGATCCGACTTATAGTATTTTGAGTGTTAAAGGTGAAGTATCTGAGAATGGTATGGCTAGATATTTCAGAAGACTCGGAGAAGGGCAATATGACTTAGAAGATTTAGAATATAGAGGACATGAACTGTATCAATTTATAGAAGAATCATCTAAAGAATATGGGTTTAAATTAGAAGATGTTATTCCAGTAGGATTCTCTAATGGTTCTAATATGGCGATTAATCTCATATTAAGAGAACAAACACTATTTCAAAAATCATTACTCTTTGCACCACTTTATCCATTAGATTTAGAAAATAATCATAAAGATTTATCTCATTTTAATGTCTTTTTATCAATGGGTGCAAGAGATCCAATCGTTACAAACGCACAAAGCGAGCGCGTGATAGAAATATTTAAAGAACGAAACGCAACCGTGACAGAAGCATGGGTTAACAGTCATGAAATAACGCAAGAAGCGGTACTTAAGGCAAGAGAAATATTATAA
- a CDS encoding YhgE/Pip domain-containing protein has translation MNIFKKKLFWMTPILVIVILLLLAIAFIPAYNPEPKSVPIAIVNQDKGTTMQDKDVNIGKTFADKIKDNKDLSDKVEWVDVDSKKDLKQGFKDNKYYGALILDENLSKDSMSKVQKTVQDAKIKEMQSQMKEKIESGQIPPEQAQKMQEQNKVEPVKVKQGQVEIIVNEGSSMQGAQLANTMLTTIGDQLNTQISKQGIQTLDKMDVDVSASDIQGITNPIKVDKTNMNAVKSHQANGNLPLLMFTPVWLASLVGSVVLFFSFRTSNNITIKDRIIASLGQLGGAIVTALISGFGYIYFMTHVLDVTINEPTKIGLYISIAILAFISLILGFMTWLGIKAIPLFMVLLFFSLQLIMLPTQMLPQFYQDYMIGWNPFRHYAETLRGLLYLHHDIELNSTMWMFIGFIIFGGVSAISAAILRKHSEKRTEVPS, from the coding sequence ATGAATATTTTCAAAAAGAAACTTTTTTGGATGACACCTATTCTAGTAATCGTCATACTTTTATTATTAGCGATTGCTTTTATTCCAGCATATAATCCAGAACCTAAATCAGTCCCAATTGCGATTGTAAACCAAGATAAAGGTACAACAATGCAAGACAAAGATGTCAATATCGGGAAAACTTTTGCAGATAAAATTAAAGACAATAAAGATTTATCAGACAAAGTTGAATGGGTAGATGTAGATAGTAAGAAAGATTTAAAACAAGGCTTCAAAGACAACAAATATTATGGGGCATTAATTTTAGATGAAAATCTTTCAAAAGATTCAATGAGTAAAGTTCAAAAAACTGTACAAGACGCAAAAATTAAAGAAATGCAGTCACAAATGAAAGAAAAAATCGAAAGTGGACAAATTCCACCTGAACAAGCTCAAAAAATGCAAGAACAAAACAAAGTTGAACCTGTTAAGGTGAAACAAGGACAAGTTGAAATCATCGTTAACGAAGGTTCAAGCATGCAAGGTGCACAACTTGCGAACACAATGTTAACGACTATCGGTGATCAACTGAATACACAAATTTCTAAACAAGGTATCCAAACTCTAGATAAAATGGATGTCGATGTTTCAGCTTCAGATATTCAAGGTATCACAAATCCAATTAAAGTGGATAAAACAAACATGAACGCTGTTAAATCACATCAAGCTAACGGAAACTTACCACTCTTAATGTTCACACCAGTATGGTTAGCATCATTAGTTGGGTCAGTTGTTCTATTCTTCTCATTTAGAACAAGTAATAATATCACAATTAAAGACCGTATTATCGCTTCACTTGGCCAATTAGGCGGTGCAATCGTTACAGCATTAATCAGCGGATTCGGATATATTTACTTTATGACGCACGTATTAGATGTAACAATTAACGAACCAACTAAAATCGGTTTATACATTTCAATCGCAATCCTTGCATTCATCAGTCTAATCTTAGGATTTATGACATGGTTAGGTATCAAAGCTATTCCATTATTTATGGTATTGTTATTCTTTAGTTTGCAACTCATCATGTTACCAACACAAATGTTGCCACAATTTTATCAAGACTATATGATCGGATGGAATCCATTTAGACATTATGCAGAAACATTACGAGGACTATTGTATTTACACCACGATATCGAACTTAATAGTACAATGTGGATGTTTATTGGCTTTATCATCTTCGGTGGGGTATCAGCTATATCAGCAGCTATCCTTAGAAAACATAGCGAAAAAAGAACAGAAGTACCATCATAA
- a CDS encoding TetR/AcrR family transcriptional regulator has protein sequence MAEDRRVRKSKRAIKQAFIQLLKENNLDRITIQQISDLADVNRGTFYLNYEDKYALLDEMENEQIEKIKGFVDIRKMDLSTKTSDRFIEDFANKIIKNVITHIEHNIEFYQVILNLERKSQIEEQLADIVRSNIKHLIGNKDNVFGIPENYYLSYVVGSMMSIIKYWVSDENRVSVEELVNYVSTIASTGPLSIMKRMIDENIK, from the coding sequence ATGGCAGAAGATCGACGCGTAAGAAAAAGTAAAAGAGCAATTAAACAAGCATTTATCCAGTTATTAAAAGAAAATAACCTTGATCGTATTACGATACAACAAATTTCAGATTTAGCAGATGTTAATAGAGGAACTTTTTATTTAAATTATGAAGATAAATATGCTTTGTTAGATGAAATGGAAAATGAACAAATAGAGAAAATTAAAGGATTTGTAGATATTAGAAAGATGGATTTATCCACTAAGACGAGTGATCGTTTTATTGAAGACTTTGCGAATAAAATTATTAAAAATGTCATTACACATATTGAGCATAATATAGAATTTTATCAAGTGATTCTCAACTTAGAACGTAAAAGTCAAATCGAAGAACAATTAGCAGATATTGTGAGAAGTAATATTAAGCATTTAATAGGTAATAAAGATAATGTATTTGGCATTCCAGAAAATTATTACTTAAGTTATGTAGTAGGTTCAATGATGTCGATAATCAAATATTGGGTATCAGATGAAAATCGCGTATCCGTAGAAGAACTCGTAAATTATGTCTCAACAATCGCATCAACAGGACCACTGTCTATTATGAAACGTATGATAGATGAGAATATTAAGTAA
- a CDS encoding IS3 family transposase (programmed frameshift), with protein MYKTRLPVKLYQEIFDLHEKGYSFQNVIDKLNLDISDSVIRFKYKVYKQHGITALINKNRNKIYTREFKEKVVKEYLETNKTYSDLAGYYNISHHATLKNWVVKYTEGKENKPYFPYLEVDTMNTRKTTFEERIEIAKYCIENNRDFNKTAEKYQVNYSQVYNWVKKYEKHGDIGLVDGRGKGKGKPVEALTREEELELKIKALEQRNKFLQMENEVLKKQEEIERQDESKIKQIAAYKTIEALKDKYPIKWICSALEISRASYYKWKNREVSESERFNNELKDEIFRIYHEHDGIYGYRRIYIYLRLYTKFQVNHKRVYRIMKKYGLKAVIRKKRRQYKLSKPEITSQNILNRKFTTSKVNKVWLTDVKEFKLKNGSKVYLSAIYDLGAKKVISHVVSSQNNNKLVYDTFNKAIIKRNTEGIIFHSDRGFQYTSVLFREMIKNASMKQSMSRVGRCIDNGPMEGFWGLLKSEVFKDKSQTFNDIKHATKQINEYIKFYNSKRISLKMTALIKAQPTY; from the exons ATGTATAAAACTAGACTACCTGTTAAACTGTATCAGGAAATCTTCGATTTGCATGAAAAGGGTTATTCCTTTCAAAATGTAATTGATAAGTTAAATTTAGATATTAGTGATAGTGTGATTCGATTTAAATATAAAGTGTATAAGCAACATGGTATAACAGCACTTATAAATAAGAATCGAAATAAAATCTATACACGCGAATTTAAAGAAAAAGTTGTTAAAGAATATCTAGAGACTAATAAGACGTATTCAGATCTAGCAGGCTATTACAATATTTCACATCATGCTACTTTAAAAAATTGGGTGGTAAAGTATACTGAAGGAAAGGAAAATAAACCTTATTTTCCATATCTGGAGGTAGACACTATGAATACTAGAAAAACAACATTTGAAGAGAGAATTGAAATAGCTAAATATTGTATTGAAAATAATAGAGACTTTAATAAGACAGCTGAAAAGTACCAAGTTAACTATTCACAAGTCTATAATTGGGTAAAAAAGTATGAAAAACATGGTGATATTGGTTTAGTAGATGGTAGAGGTAAAGGAAAAGGAAAACCAGTTGAAGCTTTAACTAGAGAAGAAGAACTTGAATTAAAAATAAAAGCACTTGAACAAAGAAATAAATTTCTCCAAATGGAGAATGAGGTATTAAAAAAGCAGGAAGAAATAGAGAGGCAG GATGAATCGAAAATCAAGCAAATAGCAGCATACAAGACAATCGAAGCATTAAAAGATAAGTATCCAATCAAATGGATATGCTCCGCACTTGAAATATCGAGAGCAAGTTATTATAAATGGAAAAACAGAGAGGTTTCAGAATCTGAAAGATTCAATAACGAATTAAAAGATGAGATTTTCAGGATTTATCATGAACATGATGGCATATATGGATATCGAAGAATTTATATTTATCTGAGATTATATACTAAATTCCAGGTTAATCATAAACGCGTATATAGAATTATGAAGAAGTATGGATTAAAAGCTGTCATTAGAAAAAAGAGAAGGCAATATAAACTTAGTAAGCCAGAAATCACTTCTCAAAATATCCTAAACAGAAAATTTACAACAAGTAAAGTTAATAAGGTCTGGTTAACAGATGTGAAAGAATTTAAATTGAAAAATGGATCTAAAGTGTATTTAAGCGCTATTTATGATTTAGGTGCTAAGAAAGTCATCAGCCATGTAGTCTCATCTCAAAACAATAATAAGCTTGTATACGATACCTTTAACAAAGCCATAATTAAAAGAAATACCGAAGGCATTATATTTCATAGCGACAGAGGATTCCAATATACGAGTGTTCTATTTAGAGAGATGATTAAAAATGCTTCTATGAAGCAAAGCATGTCTCGTGTAGGTAGATGTATTGATAATGGTCCTATGGAAGGCTTTTGGGGGTTACTCAAATCAGAGGTATTCAAAGACAAATCTCAAACATTCAATGATATAAAACACGCCACAAAGCAAATAAATGAATATATAAAATTTTATAATTCTAAAAGAATTTCATTAAAAATGACTGCGCTTATAAAAGCACAGCCAACATATTGA
- a CDS encoding ATP-dependent Clp protease proteolytic subunit: MSEEKHNEKDILTEKLLETRTVIISGEINDKVAKEVGNQLLLLEAMSDEPINLFISSQGGHVDSGYYIHDMINFIKPEVNIIGSGWVVSAGVIIYLAGKKENRYSLPNTRFMIHQPSGGVQGQSVEMEITAKEIIRTRHKINELIARETGQDIEKVEKDTARDYWLSTQEAKDYGFINKIIKTRDEMK; encoded by the coding sequence ATGTCTGAAGAAAAACATAACGAAAAAGATATACTTACTGAAAAGTTATTAGAAACACGTACGGTTATTATTAGCGGGGAAATCAATGATAAAGTGGCAAAAGAAGTCGGTAATCAACTATTACTATTAGAAGCAATGAGCGATGAACCTATCAATCTATTCATTTCAAGCCAAGGTGGTCATGTAGATTCAGGTTATTACATTCATGATATGATTAATTTCATTAAACCAGAAGTTAATATTATCGGTTCTGGTTGGGTAGTAAGTGCAGGCGTTATTATTTATTTAGCTGGTAAAAAAGAAAACCGCTACAGTTTACCTAATACAAGATTCATGATTCATCAGCCTTCTGGAGGTGTACAAGGTCAATCTGTTGAAATGGAAATCACAGCTAAAGAAATTATTCGTACAAGACATAAAATTAATGAATTAATCGCAAGAGAAACTGGCCAAGATATTGAAAAAGTAGAAAAAGACACTGCCCGTGACTACTGGTTAAGCACACAAGAAGCTAAAGACTACGGATTTATTAACAAAATCATTAAAACTCGTGATGAAATGAAATAA
- a CDS encoding metallophosphoesterase, whose protein sequence is MRIGTISDLHIDRSKDYFPQDFEYILAQEITHLNLDLLLIAGDVSNHYLQTMQFVQNVKRHSKVEVLFIPGNHDYWKKDQEEKSSYEIFEYYKAQPESIMASPYIVNEDWAIVGHSGWYDYSFADQNKFSLERLERRKYYGSTWLDKEHIDWGKSDLEMSRLAAESVRNDLEQVKDKNIILMTHIVTNRKFAVPMPHRIFDYFNAFIGTSDFDKFYEAYPIKYSIMGHVHFRNIIEESGIQYICPCLGYQREWRTTDLATEIKNTIQVIEI, encoded by the coding sequence ATGAGAATTGGTACCATTTCAGATTTGCATATAGATAGAAGTAAAGATTACTTTCCTCAAGATTTTGAATATATTTTAGCGCAAGAAATTACTCACTTGAATTTAGACCTTTTATTAATAGCAGGTGATGTTTCAAATCATTATTTACAGACGATGCAGTTTGTTCAAAATGTTAAGCGTCATTCTAAAGTTGAAGTACTGTTTATACCTGGCAATCATGATTATTGGAAAAAAGACCAAGAAGAAAAAAGTTCTTATGAAATTTTTGAATATTATAAAGCGCAGCCTGAAAGTATTATGGCAAGTCCATATATTGTGAATGAAGATTGGGCGATTGTCGGGCACAGTGGATGGTATGATTATAGCTTTGCAGATCAAAACAAATTTAGTTTGGAAAGATTAGAACGTAGAAAATATTACGGTTCTACATGGTTAGATAAAGAACATATCGATTGGGGTAAGTCAGACTTAGAGATGTCGCGATTAGCTGCCGAATCCGTGAGAAATGATTTAGAACAGGTGAAAGATAAAAATATTATATTAATGACGCATATTGTGACCAATCGTAAATTTGCAGTTCCAATGCCACATAGAATATTTGATTATTTTAATGCATTTATAGGTACATCAGACTTTGATAAGTTCTATGAAGCATACCCAATCAAATACAGTATTATGGGGCATGTGCATTTCCGTAATATAATAGAAGAAAGTGGTATTCAATATATATGTCCATGTCTCGGTTATCAAAGAGAGTGGCGAACGACTGATTTAGCAACTGAAATTAAAAATACAATACAAGTTATCGAAATATAA
- a CDS encoding DUF3995 domain-containing protein, producing the protein MKKYISLYIIAGSVHALFSLYWGLGGDAGLITVGSWVFTLSAQFGIWINIALLLIGLFKFLATIVPLTLTNHFDKKIYIISLIGSIFLMIYGGLNMIIGILKMCKIIESHNYFTTFGQAFVWDPLFLLWGIGLFGYVMKVKQNR; encoded by the coding sequence ATGAAAAAGTATATATCATTATATATCATAGCAGGAAGTGTGCATGCACTATTTTCATTGTATTGGGGACTTGGTGGAGATGCCGGTCTCATAACAGTTGGCTCATGGGTCTTCACGTTAAGTGCACAGTTTGGAATATGGATTAATATCGCGCTGTTATTAATAGGTTTGTTTAAATTTTTAGCGACCATCGTGCCATTAACATTAACCAATCATTTTGATAAGAAAATATATATCATATCTTTAATAGGTAGTATTTTTCTGATGATATATGGTGGATTAAACATGATAATTGGCATATTGAAAATGTGTAAAATAATCGAGAGCCATAACTATTTCACTACGTTCGGACAAGCATTCGTGTGGGATCCACTATTTTTATTGTGGGGAATCGGATTGTTCGGATATGTTATGAAAGTGAAACAGAATAGATAA
- a CDS encoding DUF5694 domain-containing protein: MAQKEICIIGTPHIRLDQSNQYFLETYQRYLEDANVILNKLQQYNPDLIAIEWDIKNKNQLDKDFNQLSRKHLPLQLNEHHFLAIPLALKLNLPTVIPIDNNQMQTRKIRAAFADEYLENDTPILYQHLNEAKQSHQNKKGQDLSLYEQLTEYQDSVIPLEQVFAIRSLAGSPGIAFSLEWLERNQFMANHIMKNALNHDRTVVFTGMSHVRILKFMIESTGLFKVVPSIDILK, encoded by the coding sequence TTGGCACAAAAAGAAATTTGCATCATTGGTACGCCACATATTCGGTTAGACCAAAGCAATCAATATTTTTTAGAAACTTATCAAAGATACTTAGAAGACGCTAACGTCATTTTGAATAAATTACAGCAATACAATCCAGATTTAATCGCAATTGAATGGGATATTAAAAATAAAAATCAATTAGATAAAGACTTTAATCAATTATCCCGTAAACATTTGCCGCTTCAACTCAACGAACATCATTTTTTAGCGATACCGCTCGCATTGAAATTAAATTTGCCAACTGTTATACCAATCGACAACAATCAAATGCAAACACGTAAGATTCGTGCAGCATTTGCAGATGAATACCTTGAAAATGATACCCCTATACTATACCAACATTTAAACGAAGCAAAACAAAGCCACCAAAATAAAAAAGGACAAGATTTATCATTATATGAACAATTAACTGAATATCAAGATTCAGTCATTCCTTTAGAACAAGTTTTTGCTATTCGTTCACTTGCAGGTAGTCCAGGTATCGCCTTTTCACTCGAATGGTTAGAACGTAATCAATTTATGGCCAACCACATCATGAAAAATGCGCTCAACCATGATAGAACAGTTGTCTTTACAGGTATGAGTCATGTCAGAATTTTAAAATTCATGATAGAATCAACAGGTTTATTTAAAGTCGTTCCATCAATAGATATATTAAAATAA
- a CDS encoding ABC transporter permease, which translates to MFLAWNEMRRNKTKFGLIIGVLVMISYLLFLLSGSANGLMNMNREAVDLWKADAIVLNKDANQTVAQSSINTDDVKDKFDKSEGLKQTAVIASDGKNKENATVFGIDGEGFLMPKIEDGKLFKKDNEVVADHTLKTKGFKIGDTLTLSNSDEELKIVGFSVSSKFNASPVLFTNNETIGKLNPMLKSDKINALVVKDKNWKDVELNEDLEVEDIESFITKLPGYQAQNLTLNFMIVFLFAISAMVIGIFLYIITLQKRNLFGVLKAQGLTNGFLARSVMSQTIIIALIGTLIGFGLTVLTGSFLPEAVPIKFDYLTMLIYGIVLIIVAILGSLFSVLSIRKVEPLKVIS; encoded by the coding sequence ATGTTTTTAGCTTGGAACGAAATGAGACGTAATAAGACGAAGTTTGGTCTAATCATTGGGGTATTAGTTATGATTAGCTATCTTTTATTCTTATTATCAGGATCAGCAAACGGTTTAATGAATATGAATAGGGAAGCAGTCGATTTATGGAAAGCAGATGCGATTGTATTGAATAAAGATGCCAATCAAACAGTTGCACAATCATCTATTAATACAGATGATGTTAAAGACAAATTTGATAAAAGTGAAGGCTTAAAGCAAACGGCTGTTATCGCTTCAGACGGTAAAAACAAAGAGAATGCTACAGTCTTTGGTATCGATGGAGAAGGTTTCTTAATGCCTAAAATAGAAGACGGCAAACTGTTTAAGAAAGATAATGAAGTCGTTGCAGATCATACTTTAAAAACTAAAGGATTCAAAATCGGGGATACATTAACACTTTCAAATAGTGATGAAGAATTAAAAATTGTTGGTTTCTCAGTGAGTTCTAAATTTAATGCATCACCTGTTTTATTTACAAATAATGAAACGATTGGCAAATTAAATCCGATGCTAAAAAGCGATAAGATTAATGCGCTAGTCGTTAAAGATAAAAATTGGAAAGATGTTGAATTAAACGAAGATCTAGAAGTAGAAGACATTGAATCATTTATTACGAAATTACCAGGCTATCAAGCTCAAAATTTAACATTAAACTTTATGATTGTGTTCTTATTTGCGATTTCAGCAATGGTTATTGGTATATTCTTATACATTATTACGTTACAAAAGAGAAATTTATTTGGTGTCTTAAAAGCGCAAGGATTAACGAATGGCTTTTTAGCACGTTCAGTCATGAGCCAAACGATTATTATCGCTTTAATCGGTACATTGATTGGCTTTGGATTAACGGTGTTAACAGGTTCGTTCTTACCAGAAGCAGTGCCTATTAAATTTGATTATTTAACAATGTTGATATACGGTATCGTGCTTATTATCGTCGCAATTTTAGGTAGTTTATTCTCAGTATTAAGTATACGAAAAGTAGAACCATTGAAAGTTATTAGTTAG
- a CDS encoding ABC transporter ATP-binding protein — MLAFENVTKSFKDGNRTIEAVKSTNFKLEKGELVAIIGPSGSGKSTLLTMAGALQLPSEGTVSLNGQNINQFNEKQLSKLRLKEIGFILQTSNLIPFLTVQQQFELLKKVKKDVMNEEEHTRLLKQLGLDKILSQLPSEISGGQKQRVAIAKALYTNPSVILADEPTASLDTENAIEVMEILRRETKELNKLCIIVTHDQRLTSYCDKVFKMVDGELKEEV; from the coding sequence ATGTTAGCATTTGAGAATGTCACAAAGTCATTTAAAGACGGTAATAGAACGATAGAAGCAGTGAAATCAACCAACTTTAAATTAGAAAAAGGCGAACTAGTTGCCATTATCGGACCATCAGGATCAGGGAAAAGTACGCTGTTAACAATGGCAGGTGCCTTGCAATTACCATCAGAAGGTACTGTGTCTTTAAACGGTCAAAATATAAATCAATTTAATGAAAAACAATTATCTAAACTACGATTAAAAGAAATCGGCTTTATACTACAAACAAGTAATTTAATACCGTTTTTAACTGTTCAACAACAATTTGAATTACTTAAAAAAGTGAAAAAAGACGTCATGAATGAAGAAGAACATACAAGGTTATTGAAACAACTCGGATTGGATAAAATTTTATCTCAATTACCAAGTGAAATATCGGGCGGTCAAAAACAAAGAGTGGCTATCGCTAAAGCACTTTACACAAATCCATCCGTTATACTAGCAGACGAACCAACCGCATCATTAGATACAGAAAATGCAATAGAAGTTATGGAAATATTGAGAAGAGAAACAAAAGAATTAAATAAATTATGTATTATCGTAACACACGATCAAAGACTGACATCATACTGTGATAAAGTATTTAAAATGGTAGATGGTGAGTTGAAAGAAGAAGTATAA